One window of the Klebsiella sp. WP3-W18-ESBL-02 genome contains the following:
- a CDS encoding 6-phosphogluconolactonase, translating into MNSTAFDSQSALAAQIVSELAALKPHSRVLIPSGSTPRWVYDALAATPIAERLTFFALDEWVNVPSESDGSCLSMINQDFVHKCAHPVRLVHFDPFAATAQNIAHYQAALEGQEFDYVILGVGMNGHIGLNEPGVSFAADYLQTQLDDVTIRVASQKYFSAEVTLTEGITVGLNKIIKAGKVIVIINHEAKKDIYQTIVNGDAQRTQVPAIYLKQFPHVHYYVTKNLEG; encoded by the coding sequence ATGAATTCTACAGCTTTTGATAGTCAATCCGCGCTGGCCGCTCAGATTGTCAGCGAACTCGCCGCGCTCAAGCCGCATTCCCGCGTGCTGATCCCCTCCGGCAGCACGCCGCGCTGGGTTTACGATGCGCTGGCGGCAACACCTATCGCCGAACGCCTGACCTTTTTTGCGCTCGACGAGTGGGTGAACGTGCCCAGCGAATCTGACGGCAGCTGCTTAAGCATGATTAATCAGGACTTTGTGCACAAGTGCGCGCATCCGGTTCGGTTAGTGCATTTCGATCCGTTTGCTGCAACGGCGCAAAATATTGCCCACTACCAGGCGGCGCTTGAGGGCCAGGAGTTTGACTATGTGATTCTGGGCGTGGGCATGAACGGGCATATCGGCTTAAACGAACCGGGCGTGTCCTTTGCTGCGGATTATCTGCAAACGCAACTCGACGACGTCACAATTCGCGTCGCCAGCCAGAAATATTTCTCGGCAGAGGTCACGCTCACCGAAGGCATTACCGTAGGGCTGAACAAAATTATTAAGGCCGGAAAGGTGATTGTCATCATCAACCACGAAGCGAAAAAAGACATTTATCAGACTATCGTCAACGGCGATGCTCAACGGACTCAGGTTCCTGCTATCTACCTAAAACAATTCCCGCACGTTCATTATTACGTGACCAAAAACCTTGAAGGGTAA
- a CDS encoding PTS sugar transporter subunit IIC produces the protein MSITSLLEQKMLPLAERISANIYLTALKNAFIALIPFLIVGSFFLLLTNFPIAGYNELMTSLLGKGTLDKLNYGINASYGLMTLLVIITFSKELVDKLNLSQSTAILPVAIFFLMLPGSVTTESGGLVADAYALLDFSSESMFLGIIVTVITIKMVQFLENHAFTIKMPESVPSEIAKSFKSLVPILVVLLFWIIVKTLFAATHFGTPGKFISVILQEPLLYLGNSIFSQLVAETMISLFWFFGIHGDSIVTSVMGPIWQTLSAQNLAQTQEGLAATNIITQQFRDVYLIAGGTGFTGALLISIFMVAKSTRLKQLSKLAAPAAIFNINEPIIFGLPIVLNPLMLIPFLITPIVLCTITYVVIALGWVPPTSGISIPWTTPIFVSGFLTTGFSGVILQAVNLIIATAIYLPFVKILDKQYLHEEHQMVNASGVLQPL, from the coding sequence ATGAGCATAACCTCTCTACTCGAACAAAAGATGTTGCCACTGGCCGAGAGAATTTCGGCAAACATCTACCTGACGGCGCTTAAGAACGCCTTTATTGCCCTGATCCCGTTTTTGATTGTCGGTTCTTTTTTCCTGCTGCTCACCAACTTTCCCATTGCGGGCTACAACGAGTTGATGACCTCGCTGCTGGGTAAAGGCACGCTGGATAAACTCAACTACGGCATCAACGCCAGCTATGGCTTGATGACGCTGCTGGTGATAATCACCTTCTCTAAGGAATTGGTCGACAAGCTCAATCTCAGCCAGAGTACCGCGATTTTACCCGTGGCGATTTTCTTCCTGATGCTGCCGGGCAGCGTGACGACGGAATCGGGTGGCCTGGTTGCCGATGCCTACGCGCTGCTTGATTTCAGCTCGGAATCGATGTTTTTAGGCATTATCGTCACCGTCATCACCATCAAGATGGTTCAGTTTCTGGAAAACCACGCCTTTACCATCAAAATGCCGGAGAGCGTACCGAGCGAAATTGCGAAATCGTTTAAATCACTGGTGCCCATTTTAGTGGTGCTGTTGTTCTGGATAATCGTCAAAACGCTGTTTGCAGCCACCCATTTTGGCACGCCGGGTAAATTCATCAGCGTCATACTGCAAGAACCGCTGCTGTATTTAGGCAACTCGATCTTCTCACAGCTGGTTGCCGAAACGATGATCAGCCTGTTCTGGTTCTTCGGCATCCATGGCGACTCTATCGTGACCTCCGTCATGGGGCCAATCTGGCAGACGCTCAGCGCGCAAAATCTGGCGCAAACGCAGGAAGGGCTGGCAGCAACGAATATCATCACTCAGCAGTTCAGAGACGTGTATTTAATCGCCGGTGGCACTGGCTTTACCGGCGCGCTGCTGATCAGCATCTTTATGGTGGCCAAAAGCACACGGTTAAAACAGCTCTCAAAGCTGGCGGCACCTGCGGCCATCTTTAACATCAACGAGCCGATTATTTTTGGCCTGCCGATCGTTCTCAATCCGCTGATGCTGATTCCGTTTCTGATTACGCCGATCGTTCTGTGCACGATCACTTACGTGGTTATTGCCCTCGGATGGGTACCGCCGACCTCCGGTATTTCCATTCCGTGGACGACGCCAATTTTTGTCTCTGGCTTTCTGACCACCGGATTTTCCGGGGTCATCTTACAAGCGGTGAATTTGATTATCGCGACCGCCATTTATCTGCCGTTCGTGAAGATTTTAGACAAACAATATCTTCATGAAGAACACCAAATGGTCAATGCGTCCGGCGTGCTACAGCCGCTGTAA
- a CDS encoding UDP-N-acetylmuramoyl-tripeptide--D-alanyl-D-alanine ligase gives MGQINEKGILAASCWTRESFMDAAPGRWLNPPPEGWQASGISIFAPAMQPGNMVCVRPENETGGILAERLETLPYPPTALIVDDPQWPVDGTTPVYLVEDRNETLMRLGRYARDRMQGNVVGVTGSAGKTTCVAMLTAALAEWGPALGSQQNANLPRGIAWNIASMPWNTPQVVVEMAIGRMDLSARMVRPTVAVVTNIQAVHLRDNQSLHDIARTKAMIFLGMKPGDIAVLNRDMQEWDCIYAAAVKQGLRIVTYGQREGCDCRLLTHDPATNGVTAQIFGQPFSYALQAEGLHMALNSVAALAVVSALGYDPNAALTRLTRFQALPGRGEVNHLTVAAHPITVIDDAYNANPGSMMMAVSQLSDSVLPGRKVLVLGEMAELGDGYDQYYRALVAHIARSKIDTIYLIGQTYQDYAGAISGAQRCILLEGVDTFRTSYLRDIQDGDTVLFKGSHSANIWKLVNWLKLLASR, from the coding sequence ATGGGTCAGATAAATGAAAAAGGAATTTTAGCGGCGAGCTGTTGGACGCGTGAATCCTTTATGGATGCCGCACCGGGGCGCTGGCTGAACCCACCGCCCGAGGGTTGGCAAGCTTCGGGGATTTCCATTTTTGCGCCCGCCATGCAGCCCGGTAATATGGTTTGCGTGCGGCCGGAGAATGAAACCGGTGGCATCCTGGCAGAACGACTCGAGACGTTGCCGTATCCCCCGACGGCCCTTATCGTCGATGATCCACAATGGCCTGTCGATGGAACTACGCCGGTTTATCTGGTTGAAGACCGAAACGAGACGCTGATGCGTTTAGGACGATACGCGCGTGACAGAATGCAGGGTAACGTCGTCGGCGTGACGGGCAGCGCAGGAAAAACAACCTGCGTCGCAATGCTGACAGCCGCACTGGCCGAGTGGGGACCGGCGCTTGGCAGCCAGCAAAATGCGAACCTGCCGCGCGGTATTGCGTGGAATATAGCGTCAATGCCTTGGAATACGCCGCAGGTGGTCGTTGAGATGGCGATTGGTCGTATGGATCTCAGCGCGCGGATGGTGCGCCCGACCGTGGCGGTGGTGACCAATATTCAGGCCGTCCACCTTCGCGATAACCAGTCGCTGCACGATATCGCGCGCACGAAGGCGATGATTTTTCTCGGTATGAAGCCCGGTGATATTGCGGTACTCAATCGCGATATGCAGGAATGGGACTGTATTTATGCGGCGGCGGTGAAGCAGGGGCTGCGCATCGTGACGTACGGCCAACGGGAAGGCTGTGATTGCCGTCTGCTGACGCACGATCCGGCAACTAACGGGGTCACGGCGCAGATATTTGGCCAGCCGTTTAGCTATGCCCTCCAGGCGGAGGGCCTGCATATGGCTCTCAACAGCGTCGCCGCGCTCGCCGTTGTTTCTGCGCTTGGCTATGACCCCAACGCTGCGCTAACAAGGTTGACGCGTTTTCAGGCGCTACCGGGGCGCGGAGAGGTGAATCACCTGACCGTGGCCGCCCACCCGATCACGGTGATTGATGATGCCTATAACGCCAATCCGGGTTCGATGATGATGGCGGTATCACAGCTCAGTGACTCTGTTCTGCCGGGGCGAAAAGTGCTGGTTCTGGGCGAAATGGCTGAGCTGGGTGATGGATACGATCAATATTATCGTGCGCTGGTGGCACATATTGCCCGCAGCAAGATTGATACCATTTATCTGATCGGTCAAACGTATCAGGACTATGCCGGCGCCATTTCCGGTGCCCAGCGTTGTATCCTGCTTGAGGGCGTTGATACGTTCAGAACCTCGTATCTGCGTGATATCCAGGACGGTGATACCGTTTTATTTAAAGGGTCGCATTCGGCAAATATCTGGAAATTAGTGAACTGGCTGAAGCTGCTGGCTTCCCGTTAG
- a CDS encoding 6-phospho-beta-glucosidase codes for MKTVKLVVIGAGSSYTPELIEGVIKNHAQLPVSHIALVDVEMGKEKMNIIFQLTQRMLAKAGLAIDVTQTLERKTALQDADFVVTQLRVGGIDARIVDEKLPKSYGFIGQETNGAGGMFKALRTIPVIIDIANEMHDICPNAWLINFTNPASMVTEAVLKYSRNRRVIGLCNGPINMTHQVAALLNASIDDLYVEFQGANHMNFITKILHKGEDRTREVIALINAADVDTLSFKNVSNEQFNKELLAATHLIPSSYLKYYLKTTEMLAEQAAAELSRGEVVKNIEAALFKKYSDVSLEEKPKELEARGGALYSTAALNVIRAIYLDDKSIQTVNVRNDGAITNLPTDAVVEVNCVLTRNGPMPICTGEIPSPAKGIVAMMKDYEAQIVKAAATGDYQALIAGFIFNPLCSSDNAGVALVKDMLRANKKYLPLFANTIATL; via the coding sequence ATGAAAACCGTTAAACTCGTCGTCATTGGCGCAGGAAGCAGCTACACGCCAGAACTGATTGAAGGCGTGATTAAAAACCACGCTCAGCTCCCCGTCTCCCATATTGCGTTAGTTGACGTAGAGATGGGCAAAGAAAAAATGAACATCATTTTCCAACTGACCCAACGAATGCTGGCCAAAGCGGGCTTAGCCATCGACGTGACCCAAACCCTGGAGCGGAAAACGGCCCTGCAGGATGCGGATTTCGTGGTCACGCAGCTGCGCGTTGGCGGTATCGACGCCAGAATCGTCGATGAAAAGCTGCCAAAATCATACGGTTTTATCGGCCAGGAAACCAACGGCGCTGGCGGAATGTTCAAAGCCTTGCGCACCATTCCGGTCATCATTGATATTGCCAATGAAATGCACGACATCTGCCCAAACGCCTGGCTGATTAACTTCACCAACCCGGCCTCAATGGTCACTGAAGCGGTGCTCAAATACAGCCGCAACCGTCGGGTTATTGGCCTGTGCAATGGCCCTATCAACATGACCCATCAGGTTGCCGCGCTGCTGAACGCCAGCATTGACGATTTATACGTCGAGTTTCAGGGCGCCAACCATATGAACTTTATTACCAAAATTCTGCACAAAGGCGAAGACCGCACGCGTGAAGTTATTGCGTTAATCAACGCGGCGGATGTCGACACCCTGAGTTTTAAAAACGTCAGCAACGAACAGTTTAATAAAGAGCTGCTGGCTGCAACCCACCTGATCCCATCGTCGTATTTAAAATACTACCTCAAAACCACTGAAATGCTGGCCGAGCAGGCTGCTGCCGAGCTGTCGCGCGGGGAAGTCGTCAAAAATATCGAAGCGGCGCTGTTCAAAAAGTACAGCGATGTTTCCCTTGAGGAAAAACCGAAAGAGCTGGAAGCCCGTGGCGGCGCACTCTATTCCACCGCAGCGCTGAACGTCATTCGCGCCATCTACCTGGACGATAAAAGTATTCAGACCGTTAACGTGCGCAACGACGGCGCTATCACCAATTTACCGACCGACGCGGTGGTGGAAGTGAACTGCGTGCTGACCCGCAATGGGCCCATGCCAATTTGCACCGGCGAGATCCCGTCTCCGGCCAAAGGCATCGTCGCCATGATGAAAGACTACGAAGCGCAAATCGTCAAAGCCGCCGCCACCGGCGATTATCAGGCGCTTATCGCCGGGTTTATTTTCAACCCATTATGCTCCAGCGATAACGCGGGCGTTGCGCTGGTCAAAGATATGCTGCGGGCCAACAAAAAGTACCTGCCGCTGTTTGCCAACACGATTGCGACACTTTAA